DNA from Candidatus Desulfofervidus auxilii:
CTTGAGTTGGGTAAATCCTATAAGAAGGAGATATATTGAAGTCGTTGGAACTAAAAAAGTACTAGTCGGAGATTGCGTTACTCAAGAAGCAACAGTTTATGATGAAAAGAGAGGTAAAAAGTTAGACATAAAACCCAATAATACAATAAGAGAGGAGATTTTGAATTTCATAAAAACCATAGAAAGTGGTAAAAATGAGCCGAATTCGGGTATAGTTGGTATAAGGAGCATAGAAATGATTAATAAAGCTAGAAAATCGATAAAAGAAATTGGTGATGTATATAAAGAGTTTTAATATTTTAATTGATTGTGCTGGAACTGCTACAGCAATATCAGTCATAAAGGGATTGAAATATCAAAAGAAATATAACTATAAGATAATTACCATAGATGTTGATGAATTTATAGCTGGACGATATCTTTCTGATAAGTTTTATGTGGTGCCTCCAGCCAATGATCCAAAAGCTATTGAAGAAGTGTTAAAAATATGTAAAATGGAAAATATACATTTATTTGTGCCAATTTTTGATTTATGGCTGCCAACACTCTCAGAACATGCAGAAATGTTTAAAGATGTAGGAACTTTTATCTTAATCTCGAAACCAAAGACAATATACATATGCTTTGATAAATACAAAACATATTTATTCTTAAGAGAAAATAATATTCCTACTCCAAGAACATTTACATTAGATGAGACGATTGAGAAAGTGGAAAATGATGAGATATCATTTCCTATATTTATCAAACCAAGGAAAGGTGGAAGAGCGTCTATAAATGCTTTGAAAATTAATAATAAAGAAGAATTGTATTATTACATAAAAAAATCTGAAAATTGGATTGTCCAAGAGCACATAGATGGTGTGGAATACACTATAGATTGCTTAAATACACTTGATGGTAAAAAATGCCTAGGTGCAGTTGTAAGAAAAAGGATAGAAACTAAAGGAGGATTATCCGTAAAATCTGAGATTGTTTATGATAGGGAACTTATGGATTATGCCATTAAAATTGGAAAAAAATTAGAGATTATAGGACCTTATAACATTCAATGTTTTAGAGACAAGCATGGCAACATATACTTTACAGAAATAAACCCAAGATTTGCCGGAACTCACGCATTTACGATAATAGCCGGATTAAATAGCATAGAACTAATACTGGATATGCTTAATGGCATGGAACCTGAACCAGTGTTTGATAAAATAAGATATGGGTTGAAAATGGTTAGATTTTGGAAT
Protein-coding regions in this window:
- a CDS encoding ATP-grasp domain-containing protein yields the protein MYIKSFNILIDCAGTATAISVIKGLKYQKKYNYKIITIDVDEFIAGRYLSDKFYVVPPANDPKAIEEVLKICKMENIHLFVPIFDLWLPTLSEHAEMFKDVGTFILISKPKTIYICFDKYKTYLFLRENNIPTPRTFTLDETIEKVENDEISFPIFIKPRKGGRASINALKINNKEELYYYIKKSENWIVQEHIDGVEYTIDCLNTLDGKKCLGAVVRKRIETKGGLSVKSEIVYDRELMDYAIKIGKKLEIIGPYNIQCFRDKHGNIYFTEINPRFAGTHAFTIIAGLNSIELILDMLNGMEPEPVFDKIRYGLKMVRFWNEIIIDKNEVYIPWAL